A single Alteribacter lacisalsi DNA region contains:
- a CDS encoding YqjF family protein has translation MTVNRSHRPYPAPEGPWFMAQTWKNLLFAHWPIDASVMRALLPEQLEPDIWKGTAWVGIVPFRMSGTRIRFLPSLPFASSFLELNLRTYVTFKGRPGVYFFCLDASHRPAVEVARKVFHLPYFYADMHASQLKEKTIFKSVRKDQRGHEARFEAAYGPKPGSNVFHPVKNTFEYWLTERYRLFTTHKGGMLAGEIDHDPWALREAEVSISINNLADVHQLKLPPEEPIVHIAAPQNVRFWSFKSVY, from the coding sequence ATGACGGTAAACAGGTCACACCGCCCCTACCCTGCGCCTGAAGGACCTTGGTTTATGGCGCAGACATGGAAGAACCTGCTGTTTGCTCATTGGCCCATAGATGCCTCGGTAATGCGTGCTCTCCTTCCTGAACAGCTTGAACCTGATATATGGAAAGGGACGGCGTGGGTGGGAATCGTCCCTTTTAGAATGAGCGGCACCCGGATTCGCTTCCTTCCTTCTTTGCCCTTCGCCAGCTCTTTTCTCGAGCTGAATTTACGAACTTACGTCACCTTTAAAGGCAGGCCTGGCGTTTATTTTTTCTGTTTGGACGCCAGCCACAGACCGGCTGTGGAGGTGGCGAGGAAAGTATTTCATCTGCCTTATTTTTATGCTGATATGCATGCTTCGCAATTAAAGGAGAAGACGATCTTCAAAAGCGTTCGTAAAGATCAAAGAGGACATGAAGCAAGGTTCGAGGCTGCTTACGGGCCTAAACCAGGCAGTAATGTATTTCATCCTGTTAAAAACACGTTTGAATACTGGCTCACGGAGCGCTACAGACTGTTTACAACGCATAAAGGGGGCATGCTTGCCGGGGAGATTGACCACGATCCCTGGGCGCTGAGAGAAGCCGAGGTGTCCATTTCCATCAATAATCTTGCGGACGTACACCAGCTTAAACTGCCGCCTGAAGAACCGATTGTCCACATTGCCGCTCCGCAGAATGTTAGATTCTGGTCTTTTAAAAGTGTTTACTAA
- a CDS encoding glutamine--tRNA ligase/YqeY domain fusion protein yields the protein MENKETSSNFIKTIMEEDLRSGKRDAIVTRFPPEPNGYLHIGHAKSIFINFELADQFNGRTNLRFDDTNPLKEDQEFVDSIKEDVKWLGYDWEELHYASNYFEEMYLRAVLLIKKGLAYVEDLSIEEIREYRGTLTEPGKESPSRSRSVEENLDLFERMKNGEFGNGEKVLRAKIDMTSGNMNMRDPVLYRISHTTHHNTGDTWCIYPMYAFAHPLEDAIEGVTHSLCTTEFEEQRPLYNWVVENAEMDTQPQQIEFGRLNLTNTVMSKRKLKQLVEENVIDGWDDPRLPTISGLRRRGFTPESIRNFIRETGVSKGNGAVDKQMLDHFIREDLKLKAPRTMSVIRPLKVVITNYPEGESEMLGAEVNPENPEMGTRQIPFSREIYIEQEDFMEDPPKKYHRLYPGNEVRLKHAYFIKCEDFVKDENGNVVELHCTYDPETKSGSGFTGRKVKGTIHWVDANDSKPAQFRLYDSLILDAEDEEDVDDAQEKTFMDYINPNSLEVLDGFVESNMTGLKPNDKFQFFRHGYFNVDPKYTKGDDLVFNRIVSLKSSFKLNK from the coding sequence ATGGAGAATAAGGAGACTTCTTCAAATTTTATTAAAACCATCATGGAAGAGGATCTTCGTTCCGGTAAAAGGGATGCGATCGTCACGCGTTTCCCGCCAGAACCGAACGGATACTTACATATTGGCCACGCCAAATCAATTTTTATTAATTTTGAGCTTGCAGACCAGTTTAACGGCCGGACTAATCTGCGCTTTGACGATACCAACCCCCTGAAGGAAGACCAGGAGTTTGTTGATTCCATTAAGGAAGATGTAAAATGGCTCGGTTACGATTGGGAGGAACTGCATTATGCCTCCAATTATTTTGAGGAAATGTATCTTCGTGCTGTGCTTCTGATTAAAAAAGGGCTGGCATATGTGGAAGATCTTTCCATTGAAGAGATCCGCGAGTACCGGGGAACGTTAACTGAACCGGGAAAAGAAAGCCCGTCACGTTCAAGAAGTGTAGAGGAAAACCTGGATTTGTTTGAACGGATGAAGAACGGCGAATTCGGCAACGGGGAAAAAGTGCTCCGGGCCAAAATTGATATGACGTCCGGCAACATGAACATGCGTGATCCTGTTCTATATCGTATTTCCCACACCACTCATCACAATACCGGGGATACGTGGTGCATTTATCCGATGTATGCTTTTGCTCATCCGCTTGAGGATGCCATTGAAGGGGTGACGCATTCACTATGCACGACGGAATTTGAGGAACAGCGTCCGCTCTATAACTGGGTAGTGGAGAACGCGGAGATGGACACGCAGCCGCAGCAGATCGAATTTGGCCGCCTGAATCTGACCAACACCGTGATGAGCAAGCGGAAGCTCAAGCAGCTTGTAGAAGAAAACGTCATTGACGGCTGGGATGACCCTCGTCTGCCGACGATATCCGGACTTCGCCGCCGCGGCTTCACGCCTGAATCGATTCGGAACTTCATCCGGGAAACAGGTGTGTCAAAAGGTAATGGTGCCGTTGATAAGCAGATGCTTGATCACTTCATCAGGGAAGACCTGAAGCTTAAGGCACCAAGAACCATGAGTGTGATCCGTCCGCTTAAAGTCGTGATCACCAACTACCCTGAGGGTGAAAGTGAAATGCTTGGTGCAGAAGTAAACCCGGAAAATCCTGAAATGGGTACTCGACAGATTCCTTTTTCACGGGAGATTTACATTGAGCAGGAAGACTTCATGGAAGACCCGCCAAAGAAGTATCACCGCCTTTATCCCGGTAATGAAGTGCGGCTGAAGCATGCCTACTTTATTAAGTGCGAGGACTTTGTGAAAGACGAGAACGGAAACGTGGTTGAACTTCACTGCACATATGACCCTGAAACGAAAAGCGGGTCCGGTTTTACCGGCAGGAAAGTAAAGGGAACGATTCACTGGGTTGATGCGAACGATTCAAAACCTGCTCAGTTCCGTCTTTACGACTCGCTCATTCTTGATGCCGAGGACGAAGAGGACGTCGATGATGCTCAGGAGAAAACGTTTATGGACTATATAAACCCTAATTCCCTTGAAGTGCTGGACGGCTTCGTTGAATCCAATATGACCGGTCTGAAGCCGAATGATAAATTTCAGTTTTTCCGCCACGGCTACTTTAATGTGGACCCGAAATACACAAAAGGTGACGACCTGGTATTTAACCGGATCGTTTCCCTTAAAAGCTCATTTAAGCTTAATAAGTAA
- a CDS encoding DsbA family oxidoreductase: MKIEIWSDFVCPFCYIGKRHLEKALEQFEGRGEVSTAFRSFQLDPGASAVSGKTMYDILSRKYGMTIEQAKQTTANVAVQAEQAGLRYDFDAMIPANTEAAHRLSHYAAEKGKGGTFTERTMQAFFTEGRDINCFKTLADLAEEAGLVRSKALQVLESGQYRDYVLKDQEKAAAAGVSGVPFFVFNEKYAVSGAQPPHKLLEVLEQVRTESSADKQGKEGGPDCSGGSCSI, translated from the coding sequence ATGAAAATTGAAATATGGTCGGACTTTGTCTGCCCGTTCTGCTATATCGGCAAGAGGCACCTTGAGAAGGCCCTGGAGCAGTTTGAAGGAAGGGGGGAGGTATCTACTGCCTTCCGCAGTTTTCAGCTTGATCCCGGGGCTTCTGCGGTGTCTGGAAAGACGATGTATGATATCCTTTCCCGAAAGTACGGCATGACCATTGAGCAGGCAAAACAAACAACAGCAAATGTGGCAGTTCAGGCTGAACAGGCCGGTCTTCGATATGATTTCGATGCCATGATTCCAGCGAATACTGAAGCGGCGCACCGGCTTAGTCATTACGCAGCAGAAAAGGGGAAAGGCGGCACGTTTACAGAAAGAACGATGCAGGCGTTCTTTACAGAAGGGCGGGATATCAACTGCTTTAAGACACTTGCAGATCTGGCTGAGGAAGCTGGCCTGGTCCGCTCAAAAGCTCTTCAGGTTCTTGAGTCCGGTCAGTACCGCGATTACGTGCTGAAAGATCAGGAAAAAGCTGCTGCAGCAGGTGTGAGCGGTGTGCCGTTTTTCGTCTTCAATGAAAAGTATGCCGTTTCAGGCGCACAGCCTCCACATAAACTGCTCGAAGTGCTTGAACAGGTAAGAACGGAATCATCTGCCGACAAACAGGGCAAAGAAGGAGGTCCGGACTGCAGTGGTGGCAGCTGCAGCATTTGA
- a CDS encoding DUF6944 family repetitive protein, translated as MVEQELLVGSWVEAFGQITAALASTAQIREVTIVNQSMEVAGEGLQSVGNALLAAGVSNETGRLGALLGAAGAGTSSFGAALQLYGYSTAGLRLVVTGDSLQAAGAAYENLEETEELLILTNSIQAFGAALEALGASLQLRGAEKPGAAASAVGSWFQAGGGTIQALYYQTLYQKKRNTFIL; from the coding sequence GTGGTGGAGCAGGAGCTTTTAGTCGGGAGCTGGGTTGAAGCATTCGGGCAGATTACTGCTGCTCTGGCCTCGACAGCACAGATCAGGGAAGTAACGATTGTGAATCAGTCAATGGAAGTAGCAGGGGAAGGCCTTCAGTCGGTCGGAAATGCCCTGCTGGCAGCAGGGGTTTCCAATGAAACCGGAAGGCTTGGTGCCTTATTGGGAGCTGCTGGAGCTGGAACAAGCTCTTTTGGAGCGGCACTTCAGCTGTATGGTTACTCTACAGCAGGTCTGCGTCTTGTTGTGACTGGAGATTCCCTTCAAGCTGCCGGTGCCGCATATGAAAATCTGGAAGAAACAGAAGAGCTGCTTATTTTAACAAACAGTATTCAGGCATTCGGTGCTGCACTGGAAGCTCTCGGGGCCTCTCTGCAGCTTCGGGGAGCAGAAAAGCCGGGGGCTGCCGCATCTGCAGTGGGAAGCTGGTTCCAGGCTGGGGGAGGAACAATCCAGGCGTTGTATTACCAGACTCTTTATCAGAAAAAGAGGAACACTTTCATTCTCTGA
- a CDS encoding metallophosphoesterase: MKAWLFFTAFLLIYSALTFYLGWNIWVWLQSWTDIHSPLLFSAAVTLSAFGYMLGRMHRVLAFLKIIGVYWMILFQYGLLLFPAAGLIVLILGLFGFSPEHTVFWTGAAAAFTLAVIFTVGTYQAYIPVTRHYTISIPKDGGTFDRIRIGAASDMHFGTLSGIGHLKRLRTELNKLKPDLIVFPGDIIDDSPDVFQKRNMGAVMKEITAPLGVYGILGNHEYYGRKKEEIIEEMQTSGVTMLLDEHVLAGNSIYLAGRRDRTEKDRLSASEMTSGLHLDKPVILLDHQPYELDKAREAGADLMISGHTHRGQMWPNNWITQKMYENDWGYLKKGTLHSIVSSGFGFWGPPLRIGSRSEVVCIDITFTGKNA; encoded by the coding sequence ATGAAAGCATGGCTGTTTTTCACTGCTTTTTTACTCATATACTCTGCACTTACTTTTTACCTCGGCTGGAACATTTGGGTCTGGCTGCAGTCTTGGACCGATATTCACAGCCCCTTATTGTTTTCTGCCGCTGTTACCCTCTCTGCTTTCGGCTACATGCTCGGCCGTATGCACCGTGTTCTTGCGTTTTTGAAGATCATCGGGGTCTACTGGATGATTCTGTTTCAGTACGGTCTGCTGCTTTTCCCTGCAGCCGGTCTCATTGTTCTGATTCTCGGACTGTTTGGGTTCAGTCCGGAACATACAGTTTTCTGGACAGGCGCTGCAGCAGCCTTTACTTTGGCAGTAATCTTCACTGTCGGAACGTATCAGGCATACATCCCTGTGACCCGGCACTATACCATTTCCATTCCAAAAGACGGAGGCACGTTTGACCGCATCCGCATTGGCGCTGCTTCTGATATGCACTTTGGTACCCTGTCGGGCATTGGGCATTTGAAAAGACTTCGCACAGAACTTAATAAACTGAAACCGGATCTGATCGTGTTTCCTGGTGACATTATTGATGACAGTCCGGATGTGTTTCAGAAAAGAAACATGGGGGCTGTGATGAAGGAGATCACGGCGCCGCTTGGCGTGTACGGCATTCTTGGGAACCACGAATACTACGGACGGAAAAAGGAAGAAATCATTGAAGAAATGCAAACGAGCGGTGTCACTATGCTGCTCGATGAACACGTGCTTGCAGGAAACAGTATCTACCTGGCAGGAAGACGTGACCGGACGGAAAAAGACAGACTCTCCGCCTCGGAAATGACCAGCGGTTTACACTTGGACAAACCGGTCATCCTCCTTGATCACCAGCCCTATGAACTGGATAAAGCCCGCGAGGCCGGAGCTGACCTTATGATTTCAGGACATACGCACCGGGGCCAGATGTGGCCGAATAACTGGATTACCCAAAAGATGTATGAAAACGACTGGGGTTATCTTAAAAAAGGCACCCTTCATTCCATTGTTTCATCGGGATTCGGCTTCTGGGGACCTCCCCTTCGGATTGGAAGCCGATCGGAAGTTGTCTGTATCGACATTACATTCACTGGAAAAAACGCTTAA
- a CDS encoding phosphatase PAP2 family protein has protein sequence MKEKKRIILMAGGLVILMALLYIETLRTQAGKVMSSTDLFIMNTVQRAETDSLTQAVLAVTSAGSVYALGLTAVLGALFLGWRKRWRMALFYPAAVGAGGLINWLLKGIFQRERPDLNPLLEEPGFSFPSGHSMGSMMTFGLLAYFIIRLSDRSPVRIATASAAAVIIFSIGLSRIYLGVHYPTDVVAGFLAGGIWIFISVLVWKRWFETKPGNRKS, from the coding sequence GTGAAGGAAAAAAAGAGAATTATCCTGATGGCGGGGGGCCTTGTGATCCTCATGGCCCTTTTATATATAGAAACGCTGCGTACTCAGGCTGGGAAAGTAATGAGCAGTACAGACCTGTTTATTATGAATACCGTACAGCGGGCAGAAACCGACAGTCTGACACAAGCAGTACTGGCTGTGACCAGCGCAGGATCCGTCTATGCACTGGGGCTTACGGCTGTGCTCGGAGCGCTGTTTCTCGGCTGGCGCAAAAGGTGGCGGATGGCCCTGTTCTATCCTGCAGCAGTCGGAGCCGGTGGGCTGATCAACTGGCTTCTTAAAGGAATCTTTCAGCGGGAACGGCCGGATTTGAATCCGCTTCTGGAAGAGCCCGGTTTCAGTTTTCCGAGCGGCCACTCGATGGGCTCAATGATGACATTCGGACTGCTTGCTTATTTTATTATACGGCTGTCAGACCGGTCACCGGTCAGGATCGCGACAGCTTCAGCAGCAGCCGTGATCATTTTTTCCATCGGACTGTCCCGGATTTATCTGGGGGTCCATTACCCTACAGACGTTGTAGCAGGGTTTCTTGCAGGGGGGATCTGGATCTTCATTTCGGTGCTTGTCTGGAAACGATGGTTTGAAACAAAGCCCGGTAACAGAAAAAGCTGA
- a CDS encoding thiamine pyrophosphate-binding protein, producing the protein MKAVRPVLDYLKSGGVDHIFGIPAGSVNAFFDELYDMPEMRPVVTKHEGAAGYMACAYARYAREISVCISCSGPGATNMVTGAANAMREHLPVLFLTGAVPVNTVGLNASQELDAQPVFDPVTKYSVTVTDAADLLKEVAKATEIALSGVPGPVHVAMPIDVQLTQVEPGPLPAFPKKRSPVVPDADTISAVAKELASRENGILFAGQGIRNASEQVVELAELLGWPIVTTPQARGCISSDHPQLKGVFGFAGHEAASEVINHNKPNEAIVVLGSSLGETATNNWNENLAKDRFVVQMDFDEYVFNRKYPVDIPVLGDLELSLLFLNEELQTLGLKRNKGEAATPRREADEAYNTKNVFLKLQESLPPLTRYTIDIGEFMSYVIHYMEVKEEGSFDINVHFGAMGSGIGSAIGSAFAEPDRPVAAITGDGCFFMHGMEMLTAKEYNLPVLFIVMNNARLGMVYHGHTLQYKRSHASFEQEGVNIAAMAAALGVPSARVEKMDDLTEDTINGLREGGGPAVLEIDLVDNSVPPMGDRVKFLSSFGK; encoded by the coding sequence ATGAAAGCAGTCAGACCAGTACTTGATTATTTGAAATCCGGCGGAGTGGACCATATTTTCGGCATCCCTGCAGGATCGGTAAATGCTTTTTTTGATGAACTTTATGATATGCCTGAAATGAGACCGGTTGTCACCAAGCACGAAGGGGCAGCGGGGTATATGGCCTGCGCATATGCCAGATACGCCCGTGAAATAAGCGTCTGTATCAGCTGCAGCGGTCCTGGAGCAACGAATATGGTCACAGGGGCGGCAAACGCCATGCGTGAGCATCTGCCGGTTCTTTTTCTTACAGGGGCAGTACCAGTAAATACGGTCGGCCTCAATGCCTCACAGGAGCTTGATGCCCAGCCTGTATTTGACCCTGTCACGAAATACAGCGTAACAGTTACTGATGCAGCAGACCTCCTTAAGGAAGTAGCCAAGGCAACGGAGATTGCCCTCAGCGGCGTCCCGGGACCGGTTCACGTGGCGATGCCGATCGATGTGCAGCTCACCCAGGTTGAGCCCGGTCCGCTTCCTGCTTTTCCAAAAAAACGTTCACCAGTCGTTCCTGACGCGGATACGATTTCAGCCGTGGCAAAAGAACTGGCTTCACGGGAAAACGGGATTCTTTTTGCCGGCCAGGGGATCCGCAATGCTTCTGAGCAGGTAGTGGAACTTGCGGAACTTCTTGGCTGGCCAATCGTAACAACCCCGCAGGCGAGAGGGTGCATTAGCAGTGATCATCCCCAGCTGAAGGGGGTATTCGGGTTCGCGGGACACGAGGCTGCTTCGGAAGTGATCAATCACAATAAGCCGAACGAAGCGATTGTGGTGCTCGGATCGAGCCTTGGGGAAACAGCGACGAACAACTGGAATGAGAACCTTGCAAAAGACCGGTTTGTGGTACAGATGGACTTTGATGAGTACGTATTCAACCGTAAATACCCGGTTGATATCCCCGTACTCGGAGATCTCGAACTGAGTCTGCTGTTCTTAAATGAGGAACTGCAAACATTAGGTCTTAAGAGAAATAAAGGTGAAGCAGCAACTCCCCGTAGAGAAGCCGATGAAGCATACAATACGAAAAATGTATTTCTGAAGCTTCAGGAATCCCTGCCGCCTCTGACCCGGTACACGATCGATATCGGTGAGTTTATGTCCTATGTGATTCACTACATGGAAGTAAAGGAAGAAGGCTCGTTCGATATCAATGTCCACTTCGGTGCGATGGGGAGCGGGATCGGTTCAGCCATCGGCAGTGCCTTTGCAGAACCGGACCGGCCGGTTGCTGCCATAACCGGGGATGGGTGCTTCTTTATGCATGGAATGGAAATGCTTACGGCAAAAGAGTACAACCTGCCGGTTCTGTTTATCGTCATGAATAACGCCAGGCTGGGTATGGTTTATCACGGTCATACGCTGCAGTATAAGCGTTCCCATGCCTCTTTTGAGCAGGAAGGCGTCAATATTGCTGCTATGGCCGCAGCCCTCGGCGTGCCGAGCGCCCGTGTAGAGAAGATGGATGATTTAACAGAAGACACAATAAACGGGTTAAGAGAAGGAGGAGGCCCGGCTGTTCTCGAGATAGATCTTGTTGATAACAGTGTTCCTCCCATGGGAGACCGGGTTAAATTCCTCTCTTCCTTCGGTAAATAA
- a CDS encoding sensor domain-containing phosphodiesterase has product MSDQTRYSRLANITKLINTNLELREMLTHVTTAISDEIVQCDSVGIYLPQEDGSFRGFVGKPEVINGMTLDRHTIDMEQDLLAKEVMETRKTIYIPDTSRDSRPDARAVEAFQIKSLLVLPISHEDELFGLVFLFDYGIPMDLSECEIQSVEAYVNMAAVAINNAKILSRKETLLSQKQMLLDASRELSMSSTLEEALDTCFHYLEKVLGTPNAASHLIDPVAEEVMNPVRLSRQSTWSEEDWIGTHKKVHADLRADSVMTFVIDSKEPLYIEDVCKDDRVNRVACSSFGIESLFIMPLVAAGKVLGVVPVVELRGERRGFSSAQRQLAQSVVDTTAGTVANLLYTEKQDLIIRERTAEIQKKNDELNHVISELKRLRDEKELILNSAGEGIFGLDLSGRITFCNPASARMLGYDSVEELIGKPYSYIFKRRGGHDDAPLSSERKQYDTEEKFFRKDNTSFPVEYVISSIEKDGKVTGDVVTFKDITRRKQMEEQIKHQAYYDSLTNLPNRVLLNDRLTQGINYSRLHNEKLAVLFLDLDRFKYVNDTHGHTFGDLLLKEVGGRLGEAVPAEATVSRQGGDEFTIFLPNIQGKEDVVKVVERINHHFSAPFVINGHEIYVKNSIGISLYPEDGETTDDLVKNADTAMYKSKEFSGDNFHFYKADMDDRLYQRIQLETALYKALDQNELEIFYQPQIDYKKGTVTGLEALLRWNHPHEGMIPPCDFLPIAEDTGLIVPIGEWVIKESCRQLKEWHEQGYTNLDVSVNLTVREFEQADLFTKVKNVLSETGLEARFLKLEITENQILKDTEGTLTRMREFKDSGVDISIDDFGTGYSSLAYLKQFPIHTLKIDKSFVQDISPNGENASITNTIIDLAKNMELDVIAEGVETLEQAEFLVSKGCCQMQGFYFSKPLSASVVEKRFLREDGLKELLEPAR; this is encoded by the coding sequence GTGAGTGACCAGACGCGGTATTCCCGCTTAGCCAATATAACAAAATTAATCAATACGAACCTGGAGCTTCGGGAAATGCTGACGCATGTGACCACAGCCATTTCAGATGAGATCGTCCAATGTGATTCAGTTGGCATTTACCTCCCTCAGGAAGACGGAAGTTTTCGGGGATTTGTCGGTAAGCCTGAAGTGATCAACGGGATGACGCTCGACAGACACACAATTGATATGGAACAGGATCTGCTCGCAAAAGAAGTGATGGAAACACGGAAGACAATTTACATACCAGATACCTCAAGAGATTCTCGACCCGATGCAAGGGCGGTGGAAGCTTTTCAGATTAAATCACTTCTTGTGCTGCCAATCTCCCATGAGGATGAGCTGTTCGGTCTTGTATTTCTGTTTGACTACGGCATTCCGATGGACCTGAGTGAATGTGAGATTCAAAGTGTAGAAGCCTACGTCAATATGGCTGCAGTGGCTATCAACAATGCCAAAATTCTCAGTCGGAAGGAAACACTGCTCAGTCAGAAGCAGATGCTTCTTGATGCATCGAGGGAACTTTCCATGAGTTCGACCCTGGAAGAAGCGCTGGATACTTGTTTTCACTATCTGGAAAAAGTGCTCGGAACGCCAAATGCCGCTTCACACCTGATCGATCCGGTAGCGGAGGAAGTGATGAACCCTGTACGTCTGAGCAGGCAGAGCACCTGGTCCGAGGAAGACTGGATCGGTACCCATAAAAAGGTCCACGCGGATCTTCGCGCTGATTCCGTCATGACCTTTGTTATCGATTCAAAAGAACCGCTCTACATTGAGGACGTCTGCAAGGATGACAGGGTGAACAGGGTGGCATGCAGCAGTTTTGGCATTGAATCCCTGTTCATCATGCCTTTAGTGGCGGCAGGCAAAGTGCTTGGCGTTGTTCCGGTAGTTGAACTGCGCGGTGAGAGGCGGGGATTTTCTTCTGCCCAGCGGCAGCTGGCTCAATCAGTGGTTGATACGACAGCCGGAACAGTTGCCAATCTTCTTTACACAGAAAAACAGGATCTGATTATCCGCGAGCGGACGGCTGAGATTCAGAAGAAAAACGATGAACTGAATCACGTCATTTCCGAACTGAAACGGCTGAGGGATGAAAAAGAACTGATACTGAATTCGGCAGGGGAAGGAATCTTCGGACTTGATCTGTCAGGTAGAATCACGTTCTGCAATCCGGCAAGCGCCAGAATGCTTGGATACGATTCAGTGGAAGAGCTGATCGGCAAGCCGTACTCGTACATATTCAAACGCAGAGGTGGGCACGATGACGCGCCTCTTTCCTCTGAGCGGAAGCAGTATGACACAGAGGAGAAGTTTTTCCGGAAAGACAATACCAGTTTCCCGGTTGAATATGTGATTTCCTCTATCGAAAAGGACGGTAAAGTCACCGGGGATGTGGTCACATTCAAGGACATTACGAGGCGTAAGCAGATGGAAGAACAGATTAAACACCAGGCGTACTATGACAGTCTGACCAATCTGCCCAACCGTGTCCTGTTAAATGACAGACTCACCCAGGGCATCAACTATTCCAGGCTTCACAATGAGAAACTGGCGGTCCTGTTTCTGGATCTGGACCGGTTCAAGTATGTTAATGATACTCACGGACATACCTTCGGGGATCTTCTTCTCAAGGAAGTCGGCGGCAGACTGGGAGAAGCGGTTCCGGCCGAAGCAACAGTCTCCCGTCAGGGCGGGGATGAGTTCACGATCTTTCTGCCGAACATCCAGGGAAAAGAAGATGTTGTGAAGGTGGTGGAAAGAATCAATCATCATTTTTCCGCCCCATTTGTGATCAACGGCCATGAAATATACGTCAAAAACAGTATCGGTATCAGCCTTTATCCTGAAGACGGGGAAACAACCGATGACCTCGTCAAAAATGCCGATACGGCGATGTACAAATCAAAGGAGTTCTCCGGCGACAATTTTCATTTTTACAAAGCTGATATGGATGACCGACTCTACCAGCGCATTCAATTGGAAACGGCCCTTTATAAAGCTCTTGACCAGAATGAACTCGAAATTTTTTATCAGCCGCAGATCGATTATAAGAAAGGGACCGTTACGGGCTTGGAGGCACTTCTCCGCTGGAATCATCCTCATGAAGGAATGATCCCGCCCTGTGACTTTCTTCCAATTGCTGAAGATACCGGACTGATAGTTCCGATTGGAGAATGGGTCATTAAAGAATCGTGCCGGCAGCTCAAAGAATGGCATGAGCAGGGTTACACAAATCTTGATGTGTCCGTCAACCTTACCGTCAGAGAGTTTGAACAGGCCGATCTTTTCACCAAAGTGAAAAACGTACTCAGTGAAACAGGGCTGGAAGCAAGGTTTCTGAAGCTGGAGATCACCGAAAATCAAATCTTAAAAGATACCGAAGGCACGCTCACTCGAATGAGAGAGTTCAAAGATTCCGGAGTGGATATATCCATCGATGATTTCGGCACAGGCTATTCGTCTCTCGCATATTTAAAGCAGTTTCCAATCCATACTTTGAAAATTGATAAATCCTTCGTTCAGGATATTAGTCCGAACGGAGAGAATGCATCCATTACCAATACAATCATTGATCTGGCGAAGAACATGGAATTGGACGTGATTGCAGAAGGGGTCGAAACGCTGGAACAGGCGGAATTTCTTGTTTCCAAGGGATGCTGTCAGATGCAGGGATTTTATTTCAGCAAGCCGCTCAGCGCTTCCGTGGTTGAAAAGCGGTTTCTACGGGAGGATGGCCTCAAAGAACTCCTCGAGCCAGCCCGGTGA